A DNA window from Schistocerca gregaria isolate iqSchGreg1 chromosome 2, iqSchGreg1.2, whole genome shotgun sequence contains the following coding sequences:
- the LOC126336129 gene encoding luc7-like protein 3 has protein sequence MTPPEQGTGETASGRRRRLLTRVVEAVREMRSSRGCSAKQILDRLNSESPEKDEVDKARLLMALKRGIKTGTLVCRAGRYRLKADELACRRRRRSCRRRRRSCRRRRRRSCRRRRRSCRRRRRRSCRRRRRSCRRRRRRSCRRRRRRRPICCPPCCPPRRRRRSRRRRRCASEDDWSEAASLASKTAVGGAAKAGGGQDAGGLVQKAQAD, from the exons ATGACTCCGCCAGAACAGGGGACAGGTGAGACGGCGTCCGGCCGTCGTCGCCGTCTGCTGACTCGCGTCGTCGAGGCGGTCCGAGAGATGCGCAGCTCGCGCGGATGCTCCGCCAAGCAGATCCTCGACCGCCTCAACAGCGAGTCCCCGGAGAAGGATGAA GTGGATAAGGCCCGGCTATTGATGGCCCTGAAGAGAGGCATCAAGACGGGCACCCTGGTTTGCCGAGCCGGGCGCTACCGGCTGAAGGCAGACGAGCTGGCCTGCAGGAGGCGACGCAGGAGCTGTCGCAGGCGTCGCCGCAGCTGCCGGAGACGACGCCGCCGCAGCTGTCGCAGGCGTCGCCGCAGCTGCCGGAGGCGACGCCGTCGCAGCTGTCGCAGGCGCCGCCGCAGCTGCAGGCGCAGGAGGCGCAG GTCGTGCaggcgccgccgccgtcgccgtcccATCTGCTGCCCGCCCTGCTGCCCTCCCAGGAGGAGGAGGCGCAGCAGGAGGCGGCGGCGCTGCGCCAGTGAAGACGACTGGTCGGAGGCGGCGTCGCTGGCGAGCAAGACGGCGGTCGGCGGCGCGGCGAAAGCCGGGGGCGGCCAGGACGCCGGCGGGCTGGTGCAGAAGGCGCAGGCGGACTAG